One window of Drosophila busckii strain San Diego stock center, stock number 13000-0081.31 chromosome 3L, ASM1175060v1, whole genome shotgun sequence genomic DNA carries:
- the LOC108598409 gene encoding BCL2/adenovirus E1B 19 kDa protein-interacting protein 3 isoform X1, which yields MSTTPKSEDLLGESWIELSTTAAMAGIKSPDRITPLPFSNGEEYLRLLREAQRESNQSSRVVSLASSRRDTPRDSPKSPPNSPQSELCPDDELRNVYINYWTKAGDKQNTDNGDWLQNWNRGVEELPPKEWKFERGPESDDDEKKKSTGYSIRLKRLGANSLFSREILYSLLFTNVLSLLLGAGFGLWLSKRGILLTRVVID from the exons atgtctACGACACCGAAATCAGAAGATTTGCTGGGTG AATCTTGGATTGAGCTAAGCACAACAGCTGCCATGGCAGGCATTAAGAGTCCCGACAGAATCACACCCTTGCCTTTCAGCAATGGTGAGGAATATTTGCGTTTGTTGCGTGAGGCGCAACGTGAATCGAATCAGTCCAGTCGTGTGGTATCCTTGGCCAGCTCCAGACGCGATACGCCACGGGATAGCCCCAAAAGTCCACCAAACAGTCCACAGTCTGAGCTTTGTCCGGACGACGAGCTGCGAAATGTGTACATCAACTATTGGACTAAG GCTGGCGATAAACAAAACACCGATAATGGAGATTGGTTGCAGAACTGGAATCGCGGCGTTGAGGAGCTGCCGCCCAA AGAATGGAAATTCGAGCGTGGCCCAGAgagtgatgatgatgagaaaAAGAAGAGCACAGGTTATTCCATACGCTTAAAGCGTCTGGGCGCCAACTCCCTGTTCTCCCGCGAAATTCTTTACTCGCTGCTGTTCACCAATGTGCTCTCACTGCTGCTGGGCGCAGGCTTTGG CTTATGGTTGAGCAAGCGCGGCATACTTCTAACCCGTGTGGTCATTGACTGA
- the LOC108598409 gene encoding BCL2/adenovirus E1B 19 kDa protein-interacting protein 3 isoform X2, translating to MAGIKSPDRITPLPFSNGEEYLRLLREAQRESNQSSRVVSLASSRRDTPRDSPKSPPNSPQSELCPDDELRNVYINYWTKAGDKQNTDNGDWLQNWNRGVEELPPKEWKFERGPESDDDEKKKSTGYSIRLKRLGANSLFSREILYSLLFTNVLSLLLGAGFGLWLSKRGILLTRVVID from the exons ATGGCAGGCATTAAGAGTCCCGACAGAATCACACCCTTGCCTTTCAGCAATGGTGAGGAATATTTGCGTTTGTTGCGTGAGGCGCAACGTGAATCGAATCAGTCCAGTCGTGTGGTATCCTTGGCCAGCTCCAGACGCGATACGCCACGGGATAGCCCCAAAAGTCCACCAAACAGTCCACAGTCTGAGCTTTGTCCGGACGACGAGCTGCGAAATGTGTACATCAACTATTGGACTAAG GCTGGCGATAAACAAAACACCGATAATGGAGATTGGTTGCAGAACTGGAATCGCGGCGTTGAGGAGCTGCCGCCCAA AGAATGGAAATTCGAGCGTGGCCCAGAgagtgatgatgatgagaaaAAGAAGAGCACAGGTTATTCCATACGCTTAAAGCGTCTGGGCGCCAACTCCCTGTTCTCCCGCGAAATTCTTTACTCGCTGCTGTTCACCAATGTGCTCTCACTGCTGCTGGGCGCAGGCTTTGG CTTATGGTTGAGCAAGCGCGGCATACTTCTAACCCGTGTGGTCATTGACTGA